A genomic segment from Primulina huaijiensis isolate GDHJ02 unplaced genomic scaffold, ASM1229523v2 scaffold41855, whole genome shotgun sequence encodes:
- the LOC140969470 gene encoding uncharacterized protein: MEVKRRKKGRPSKTPHLSSPPKPIIQDSGPAHSRRSTRHNPNFSNFDESDEDDERKEKKVKLVVRLPQSGDKIGRKNQLDSTECDSGSGSGLGPGSDSDPESEEPEGNGKKRRINAVDGGSTVAVSDQGKKFVKATDNPNGWPLESVSVTPLPDKKLLVFILQRLQKKDTRGAFSEPVDPDELPDYHEIIKQPMDFGTVNKKLDSGAYRSLEELEADVLLICSNAMTYNPPDSIYYRQARSIQDLAMRDFENLRHEGDDGRPQPKVVRRGRPPGKNPKKTVETSPKDCVGPEISSGATLA; encoded by the exons aTGGAGGTGAAGCGTAGGAAGAAGGGCCGCCCCTCCAAAACCCCTCATCTCTCTTCCCCTCCAAAACCCATTATTCAAGACTCCGGCCCCGCACACAGCCGTCGATCCACGCGCCATAACCCTAATTTCAGTAATTTCGATGAATCAGACGAAGATGATGAGAGGAAGGAGAAAAAGGTGAAGCTTGTCGTTCGTTTGCCTCAATCTGGTGACAAGATTGGACGGAAAAACCAACTGGATTCTACTGAGTGCGATTCAGGATCCGGCTCTGGGTTGGGGCCAGGTTCTGATTCAGACCCGGAATCGGAGGAGCCAGAGGGAAATGGGAAGAAACGCAGGATCAATGCCGTTGATGGCGGATCTACCGTTGCCGTTTCTGACCAG GGAAAAAAGTTTGTGAAAGCGACCGACAATCCAAATG GGTGGCCGTTGGAGTCAGTTTCCGTAACACCTTTGCCAGACAAAAAGTTGTTGGTCTTTATTCTTCAGAGGCTTCAAAA GAAGGACACTCGTGGGGCATTCTCAGAGCCTGTGGATCCCGATGAG CTACCCGACTACCATGAGATAATAAAGCAGCCTATGGATTTTGGGACTGTGAACAAGAAACTTGATAGCGGAGCTTATAGAAGCTTGGAAGAACTGGAG GCAGATGTGCTTTTGATATGTTCAAATGCCATGACATACAACCCTCCAGACAGCATCTATTATCGGCAG GCACGATCTATCCAAGATCTTGCTATGAGAGACTTTGAAAATCTCAGGCATGAGGGTGATGATGGTCGACCACAGCCCAAGGTTGTGCGAAGGGGTAGACCCCCAGGAAAGAACCCAAAGAAAACTGTTGAAACATCTCCAAAAGATTGTGTTGGTCCTGAGATTTCTTCAGGTGCAACTCTTGCTA